In Panicum virgatum strain AP13 chromosome 4N, P.virgatum_v5, whole genome shotgun sequence, a single window of DNA contains:
- the LOC120670701 gene encoding uncharacterized protein LOC120670701, whose protein sequence is MTILVGRLSKKQKEIVIDCGFGSIVALNCSSIPNNLVIWLAKHYDSRSKSVKLPGGKSFSIDASAVHQILGIPLGGKKVPTKSSSDAKSIVLKDTSGSRQATKIDDLIATVNQNDSGVFVMQLLLSYSGKTYFHFKQEHAKPIRESLTYYLCTHVDNEIVLPDIKNIACQHGIFLENNVQGRKRYF, encoded by the exons ATGACTATATTGGTTGGTAGACTGTCAAAAAAGCAGAAAGAGATAGTCATAGATTGTGGATTTGGATCGATTGTTGCTCTTAACTGCTCATCAATTCCAAATAATCTAGTAATTTGGCTGGCAAAGCATTATGATTCCAGGTCTAAGTCTGTCAAGCTTCCTGGTGGTAAATCTTTCAGCATTGATGCAAGTGCAGTTCATCAAATCTTGGGGATCCCCCTTGGTGGCAAGAAAGTGCCAACAAAATCATCTAGTGATGCAAAGTCCATTGTTCTCAAGGACACAAGTGGATCGAGACAGGCAACTAAAattgatgatctcattgccacgGTTAacca GAATGACAGTGGTGTTTTTGTGATGCAGCTTCTGTTGTCATACAGTGGAAAGACTTACTTCCACTTCAAACAA GAACACGCAAAGCCAATCCGAGAATCGCTAACCTATTATCTTTGCACGCATGTGGATAATGAGATTGTTCTACCAGATATCAAGAACATAGCATGTCAACAT GGTATTTTTCTGGAAAACAATGTGCAAGGCAGGAAAAG GTATTTCTGA